A window of the Lysinibacillus irui genome harbors these coding sequences:
- a CDS encoding divergent PAP2 family protein — MNLSLLQNTPLLIALFAVLFAQFVKIPIHFLMTRQVKWSLFTSTGGMPSSHSASVTGLATSIAYETGLDSPIFAVAAMFSIIVMYDASGVRYQAGQHAAILNQLRKDFQTLLHDLKKWPQMDGQEKMEELKTLLGHKRSEVFFGALTGIFIAIITYEFFIL; from the coding sequence ATGAATTTGAGTTTACTTCAAAATACCCCATTACTAATTGCCCTCTTTGCAGTACTCTTTGCACAGTTTGTCAAAATCCCCATCCATTTTTTAATGACTCGACAAGTAAAATGGAGTCTCTTTACTTCGACAGGTGGTATGCCAAGCTCTCACTCCGCTTCTGTCACTGGACTGGCAACCTCTATAGCTTATGAGACAGGCTTGGATTCCCCCATTTTTGCGGTAGCTGCCATGTTTTCAATTATCGTTATGTACGACGCAAGTGGTGTTCGATACCAGGCAGGGCAACATGCAGCTATCCTCAATCAGCTACGCAAGGATTTCCAAACATTACTACATGATTTAAAAAAATGGCCACAGATGGATGGACAGGAGAAAATGGAGGAATTGAAAACACTATTAGGTCATAAACGAAGTGAGGTATTTTTTGGGGCTCTCACAGGAATTTTTATCGCCATCATAACCTACGAGTTTTTCATATTGTAA
- a CDS encoding NUDIX hydrolase, with translation MRIIQLFKITSGAVVVDHQNKILLKKDPIRGWELPGGCVEKNETFKEAVIREVKEETGIDIEIIKFCGVSQEVKSNVCNMWWIGMPISGTCQTSNESLEVGFFDLETAFILIKNENFKRELITCLNNNRDPIYFE, from the coding sequence ATGAGAATCATACAACTGTTTAAAATTACTTCAGGTGCAGTAGTAGTAGATCATCAGAATAAAATCCTTTTAAAGAAAGATCCGATTAGGGGGTGGGAGTTACCGGGTGGTTGTGTAGAAAAGAATGAAACGTTTAAAGAAGCGGTTATTAGAGAAGTAAAAGAGGAAACGGGAATAGATATTGAAATTATAAAATTTTGCGGCGTTTCACAGGAAGTAAAGAGTAATGTCTGTAATATGTGGTGGATCGGAATGCCGATTAGTGGTACATGTCAAACAAGTAATGAAAGTTTAGAGGTTGGTTTTTTCGATTTGGAGACAGCATTCATACTTATTAAAAATGAAAATTTCAAAAGAGAACTCATAACTTGTTTAAATAATAATAGAGACCCAATTTACTTTGAATAA
- a CDS encoding YuiB family protein, translated as MDGPVSLVQLIISILLFFVMFFGIGFLLNMLLRMTWLMAIVYPIVVIFIVDEVSFLDYIFKPGSAFPALIDKLQALQFVDIAILSGGFAGSIVAGIVMIFLRKSGYRMF; from the coding sequence ATGGATGGTCCAGTTTCATTAGTACAGTTAATCATTTCTATTTTGTTATTTTTCGTCATGTTCTTTGGTATCGGATTCTTATTAAATATGCTGTTACGTATGACGTGGTTAATGGCGATTGTGTATCCAATTGTTGTCATCTTTATCGTTGATGAAGTCAGCTTCTTAGATTATATATTTAAGCCAGGCTCTGCATTTCCAGCGTTAATCGATAAATTACAAGCTCTTCAGTTTGTAGATATTGCTATTTTATCAGGTGGTTTTGCAGGTTCGATTGTGGCGGGCATTGTGATGATTTTTTTACGAAAAAGTGGATACCGAATGTTCTAA
- a CDS encoding DUF4871 domain-containing protein — MKRLFAGLLFTVLLMGCSDDERMTVSPTFKLPVTFDDGTEGEYVLIGKEGRLGFLIGSGKKGESEVQPIVHGKANKYMWHFWGKKEELEGPLKIIGIDEEGKEHKILKDSNGKVWAYSNQIGLSPNNGADTHFPTLMDFPSAGVWELHVYIGESLFDEIAVDVQ; from the coding sequence ATGAAGCGGCTTTTTGCGGGATTGTTGTTCACTGTTCTATTAATGGGATGCTCTGATGATGAGCGTATGACTGTCAGTCCAACTTTTAAACTACCTGTGACTTTTGACGATGGGACTGAAGGTGAATATGTGTTAATTGGAAAAGAAGGAAGGCTTGGTTTTTTAATTGGTTCAGGAAAGAAAGGAGAGTCTGAGGTTCAACCGATTGTACATGGAAAAGCTAATAAGTATATGTGGCACTTTTGGGGAAAGAAGGAAGAACTAGAGGGCCCATTAAAGATTATAGGGATTGATGAAGAGGGAAAAGAACATAAAATATTAAAAGATTCTAATGGGAAGGTTTGGGCTTATTCTAATCAAATTGGGTTAAGTCCGAACAATGGTGCTGATACACATTTTCCTACTTTAATGGATTTCCCGTCAGCTGGGGTATGGGAGTTACATGTTTACATCGGCGAGTCTCTCTTTGATGAAATAGCAGTCGATGTACAATAA
- a CDS encoding NUDIX hydrolase, with translation MRKDRGKIWLGVSGVTVNEHGQWLVVKKAYSGLKGRWSLPAGFVNAGETVDEAVIREIKEETGIDCKVSGLIGFRTGVIRDDISDNMAIFYCHMLDARQQVTIQEKEILEAKWLYPQELAQDETTSVMLKEMASNQFEKHQLEAIEGINPGDIFGYTSYRLFFKK, from the coding sequence ATGAGAAAAGATCGAGGGAAAATATGGTTAGGTGTATCCGGTGTTACAGTTAACGAGCATGGGCAATGGTTAGTTGTTAAAAAGGCGTATAGTGGACTGAAGGGGCGTTGGTCCTTGCCAGCGGGATTTGTGAATGCGGGTGAAACAGTAGATGAGGCAGTCATTCGTGAAATCAAAGAAGAAACTGGAATCGATTGTAAAGTATCGGGCTTAATTGGATTTAGAACAGGTGTTATCCGTGATGATATTAGTGATAATATGGCCATATTCTATTGTCATATGCTAGATGCGCGACAGCAGGTTACCATTCAGGAAAAAGAAATATTAGAAGCGAAATGGTTGTATCCACAGGAACTAGCACAAGATGAAACGACCTCTGTGATGTTAAAGGAAATGGCATCCAATCAATTTGAAAAACATCAATTAGAAGCGATCGAGGGAATTAATCCTGGGGATATTTTTGGTTATACTTCCTATCGATTGTTCTTTAAAAAATGA
- a CDS encoding GNAT family N-acetyltransferase, which yields MIIKMNHLNMKDFNKSNEGFMVSGRIIPTLENNVWSYTEEIFTQPYVKKYEDDEIDISYIEDDRKAVFFYYVDNNCVGQIKLCSNWNGYGLIEDIAVKSAYRKNGVGTALINQAMKWAKENNLCGLMLETQDINVSACYFYAKNNFVIGAVDTMLYSNFPSANELAIFWYYKF from the coding sequence ATGATCATTAAAATGAATCATCTAAATATGAAAGACTTTAATAAATCCAACGAGGGTTTCATGGTCTCTGGTAGAATTATACCGACCTTAGAGAATAATGTTTGGAGCTATACAGAAGAAATATTTACTCAACCATACGTTAAGAAGTACGAAGATGATGAAATAGACATCAGTTATATTGAAGATGATAGGAAAGCTGTATTTTTTTATTACGTGGACAACAACTGTGTTGGACAAATAAAGCTCTGTTCGAACTGGAATGGGTATGGACTTATTGAAGATATTGCTGTTAAGAGTGCTTATAGAAAAAATGGTGTTGGAACGGCATTAATCAATCAAGCAATGAAATGGGCTAAGGAAAACAATTTATGTGGACTGATGCTTGAAACACAAGATATTAATGTATCCGCTTGTTATTTTTATGCTAAAAATAATTTTGTTATTGGTGCCGTTGATACAATGCTTTATTCAAACTTTCCATCAGCCAATGAACTAGCAATTTTTTGGTATTATAAATTTTAG
- a CDS encoding sensor histidine kinase: MELFLFMLERVGLIIVFAFLMSRWRLFREKLFQEQGTKEKIWLIIIFSSLCIISSYTGIKIESGTIHPLNQMIHSTINAEEAIANTRLIGVAIAGIFGGPLVGVCVGIIAGIHRITLGGFTAIACGVSTILAGFITGGLSKRFKIRQTFSYKKAVIIGICAETIQMMVILVVAKPFEQALQLVSLIAMPMILMNAFGIFLFFMIIKTFIDEEERTKALQTHQAFSIAQQTIEHFRKGLNEESCQTVAEIIKREIKVDAVAITDKNGVLAHVGVGEDHHLIHREIMTALTKRVLEEGKILMATSEQEIQCPHEGCPLSAAIVLPLKVQHRTVGSLKLYFTKADSLTGVKKELAEGLSRLFSSQLEYAESEQQRKLLKDAEIKALQAQVHPHFFFNSLNTISSLIRTDADEARALLIKLSTFFRSNLQGARQMLIPLKNEIDHVEAYLSIEQTRFPNRYEVEFIMDETLFDVQIPPFTLQPLVENAIYHAFKNRKEGKIYVKVQRVNDKLLLLTEDNGCGMRKEQVKQLGKRIMESEHGTGTALWNIYQRIHEIYGSEADFHITSTLDVGTKIMIQLPLKATRWE, encoded by the coding sequence ATGGAGCTATTTTTATTTATGTTAGAGCGAGTCGGGCTGATCATTGTGTTTGCCTTTTTAATGTCAAGGTGGCGACTGTTTCGAGAGAAGTTGTTTCAGGAGCAAGGAACGAAGGAAAAAATATGGCTTATTATCATCTTCAGTAGCCTATGTATTATCAGTAGTTATACAGGGATTAAAATTGAAAGTGGTACCATCCATCCTTTAAATCAGATGATACATAGTACGATCAATGCAGAGGAGGCCATTGCCAATACGAGATTAATCGGTGTCGCCATTGCGGGTATTTTTGGTGGACCTCTTGTTGGTGTTTGTGTAGGTATTATTGCAGGTATTCATCGTATTACACTAGGGGGCTTTACAGCAATAGCATGTGGTGTTTCGACGATTCTAGCTGGTTTTATTACAGGTGGTTTAAGTAAACGTTTCAAAATACGGCAAACTTTCTCCTATAAGAAAGCTGTCATCATTGGAATCTGCGCGGAAACGATACAGATGATGGTGATTTTAGTAGTCGCGAAGCCATTTGAACAGGCCTTGCAGTTAGTATCATTAATTGCGATGCCTATGATTTTAATGAATGCCTTTGGGATATTTTTGTTTTTTATGATTATTAAAACGTTTATTGATGAAGAGGAGCGGACGAAGGCATTACAGACACATCAGGCTTTTTCTATTGCCCAACAAACCATTGAGCATTTTCGAAAAGGCTTAAATGAAGAATCGTGCCAAACGGTTGCTGAAATTATTAAAAGAGAAATAAAAGTAGATGCGGTCGCTATTACTGACAAAAATGGCGTGTTAGCACATGTTGGAGTTGGTGAGGATCATCATTTAATACATCGTGAAATAATGACGGCTTTGACGAAACGGGTATTAGAGGAAGGCAAAATTTTAATGGCTACATCTGAACAGGAAATTCAATGTCCACATGAAGGGTGTCCATTAAGTGCTGCCATTGTCCTACCATTGAAGGTGCAGCATCGAACAGTAGGAAGCTTGAAGCTTTATTTCACTAAAGCAGATTCTTTGACAGGGGTAAAGAAGGAATTGGCGGAGGGTTTAAGCAGACTATTCTCCTCACAGCTTGAATATGCTGAAAGTGAACAACAACGGAAATTATTAAAGGATGCTGAAATTAAAGCGTTACAAGCACAAGTCCATCCCCACTTCTTCTTTAATAGCCTTAATACTATATCAAGCTTAATTCGAACAGATGCGGATGAGGCGCGAGCTTTATTAATCAAGCTTAGTACATTTTTTAGAAGCAATCTGCAGGGCGCACGACAAATGCTCATTCCATTGAAGAATGAAATTGATCATGTTGAAGCTTATTTATCCATTGAGCAAACAAGGTTTCCAAATCGCTATGAAGTTGAATTTATAATGGATGAAACACTCTTTGATGTACAAATCCCTCCATTTACCTTACAGCCACTCGTCGAAAATGCTATTTACCATGCCTTTAAAAATCGTAAGGAAGGCAAAATTTATGTCAAAGTACAACGCGTGAACGACAAACTGTTGCTATTGACCGAGGATAATGGCTGTGGCATGAGGAAGGAACAGGTGAAACAACTGGGCAAACGTATTATGGAATCGGAACATGGGACAGGCACGGCGTTATGGAATATTTATCAGCGAATACATGAAATTTACGGTTCTGAGGCTGATTTTCATATAACAAGTACGTTAGATGTAGGAACAAAAATTATGATTCAACTGCCGTTAAAGGCGACTAGATGGGAGTAG
- a CDS encoding DUF2225 domain-containing protein, which yields MEISPYYEKQIQCLNCKKEFPTLKVRSKFIKVDHTETDFQPIYSDDVNALYYNVFVCEHCGFSFTEDFTKYFAPGIQDVIRTQITEKWVHHDFKGERTVFQAIQAYKLAFLCGTIKKEKNVAIAGLALRLAWLYRSLNNSGQEERFMKLARDHYMESYSTEDYSSTQMSAVRIMYMIAELSRRIGDIENATRFLSRVIEKQSSGGEAKIIDMAKEQWAIIRREKEHARHV from the coding sequence ATGGAGATTTCACCATATTATGAAAAACAAATTCAGTGTTTGAATTGTAAGAAAGAATTTCCAACGTTAAAAGTTCGCTCTAAGTTTATCAAGGTAGATCATACAGAAACAGATTTCCAGCCAATTTATTCAGATGATGTGAATGCGCTTTATTACAATGTCTTTGTTTGTGAGCATTGCGGCTTTTCCTTTACAGAAGACTTCACAAAATATTTTGCACCAGGTATCCAGGATGTCATACGCACACAAATTACGGAAAAATGGGTGCACCATGATTTCAAAGGTGAACGTACTGTATTTCAGGCGATTCAAGCTTATAAACTTGCCTTTCTCTGTGGCACAATTAAAAAGGAAAAAAATGTAGCAATTGCTGGATTAGCTTTACGACTTGCATGGCTTTATCGTTCTTTGAACAATAGTGGACAAGAGGAACGCTTTATGAAGTTAGCACGTGATCATTATATGGAATCTTACTCAACTGAAGATTATAGCTCCACACAAATGTCAGCTGTTCGTATTATGTATATGATTGCTGAACTATCTAGACGAATAGGGGATATTGAAAATGCCACACGCTTCCTTTCAAGAGTTATTGAAAAGCAAAGCTCAGGTGGCGAAGCAAAAATTATTGATATGGCGAAAGAACAATGGGCTATTATACGTAGGGAAAAAGAACATGCACGTCATGTGTAA
- a CDS encoding carbon starvation CstA family protein translates to MNAITIVIGSICILMISYRLYGIFFTKKVLKIKDDTPTPAHALEDGKDYVPTNKWVTFGHHFAAIAAAGPLVGPILAAQFGYLPGLLWLLIGAVIGGAVHDAVVLFASMRHGGKSLSEVMKEELGPIAGFCTGLAMLFIITITMAGLSMVVLGALERNPWGTFAVGITIPIAMLVGIAYRKTGNLIVTSTIGFILLMIGVFVGPLIQGTAFGEFLTFDRDTLAIILPIYAFFAAALPVWLLLAPRDYLSSFMKIGVFIALIIGVFFVNPAIQFPPFTEFIHGGGPVIAGPVWPFVSITIACGAISGFHAFVGSGTTPKMIDRWEDIRIVGFGAMLVESLVGVMALIAATALHPADYFAINSAPAVFATLGMEPVHLQALSQSIGMDLEGRTGGAVTLAVGMTDIFTGIPWFANLSSYFYQFVIMFEAVFILTAIDAGTRVARYLIQDFGGNVYKPLKRTNWVPGTIFASALACFMWGYLLYSGDISSIWVLFGVSNQLMAAIGLVCGVTMVLKVADKRIYALTCFIPLAYLYVTVNVAGYWMIKNVYWNPAAAGFNMLNGILSVIMLMLGLLIVITAIKKWAQLWKSPKFLLTQSTS, encoded by the coding sequence ATGAATGCGATTACAATTGTGATAGGCTCGATTTGTATTTTAATGATCAGCTATCGTTTGTATGGCATTTTCTTTACAAAGAAGGTGCTCAAAATAAAAGATGATACGCCCACACCCGCCCACGCTTTGGAAGATGGTAAGGACTATGTTCCGACGAATAAATGGGTAACATTTGGGCATCATTTTGCAGCAATTGCCGCAGCAGGACCTTTAGTTGGACCAATTTTGGCTGCACAGTTTGGATATTTACCTGGACTACTCTGGTTATTAATAGGAGCGGTAATTGGTGGGGCAGTCCATGATGCAGTTGTGCTATTTGCTTCCATGCGTCATGGTGGTAAATCATTATCGGAAGTAATGAAGGAGGAGCTTGGTCCTATTGCAGGCTTCTGTACAGGCCTTGCGATGCTATTTATTATTACGATTACAATGGCTGGCCTATCGATGGTAGTGCTAGGTGCATTAGAACGCAACCCATGGGGAACATTTGCAGTAGGGATTACTATTCCTATCGCCATGCTCGTGGGGATTGCCTATCGTAAAACAGGTAATTTAATTGTTACGTCAACTATTGGCTTTATTTTATTAATGATAGGTGTATTTGTAGGACCGCTTATTCAAGGTACAGCTTTTGGTGAATTTTTAACATTTGATCGTGATACGTTAGCGATTATTCTACCAATCTATGCATTTTTCGCTGCAGCTTTACCTGTGTGGCTATTATTAGCTCCACGTGATTATTTAAGTAGTTTCATGAAAATTGGGGTATTCATTGCGTTAATTATTGGTGTCTTCTTCGTCAACCCTGCTATTCAATTCCCACCATTTACGGAGTTTATTCATGGTGGTGGTCCAGTAATAGCAGGTCCTGTCTGGCCGTTTGTATCCATCACAATTGCTTGTGGTGCCATTTCTGGTTTCCATGCTTTTGTAGGATCAGGTACAACGCCTAAAATGATTGACCGTTGGGAAGATATACGTATTGTAGGCTTTGGCGCTATGTTAGTAGAATCTTTAGTAGGTGTAATGGCATTAATTGCTGCAACGGCACTTCATCCAGCAGATTATTTTGCGATTAATTCAGCACCAGCTGTGTTTGCTACATTAGGAATGGAGCCTGTTCATTTACAAGCCTTATCACAAAGTATTGGCATGGACTTAGAAGGGCGCACAGGCGGAGCTGTAACACTTGCTGTCGGGATGACGGATATCTTTACAGGGATTCCATGGTTTGCGAACTTATCTTCTTATTTCTATCAATTTGTCATCATGTTTGAGGCTGTTTTCATTCTAACTGCAATCGATGCAGGAACGAGGGTAGCTCGTTACTTAATACAAGACTTTGGAGGCAATGTCTATAAACCATTAAAGCGTACTAATTGGGTGCCAGGAACAATTTTTGCTAGTGCACTTGCTTGCTTTATGTGGGGGTATTTATTGTATTCAGGCGATATTAGCTCCATCTGGGTATTGTTCGGAGTATCCAATCAGCTAATGGCAGCCATTGGTTTAGTATGTGGGGTGACGATGGTATTAAAGGTTGCTGATAAGCGAATCTATGCATTGACATGCTTTATTCCATTGGCTTATTTATACGTCACTGTTAATGTTGCCGGCTACTGGATGATTAAAAATGTATATTGGAATCCAGCAGCTGCAGGCTTCAATATGTTAAACGGTATTTTATCGGTTATTATGCTAATGCTCGGTCTATTAATTGTCATCACAGCCATTAAAAAGTGGGCCCAGCTTTGGAAATCACCTAAGTTTTTGTTAACCCAATCAACTTCATAA
- a CDS encoding LytR/AlgR family response regulator transcription factor produces MNVYIVDDEPLARAELRYLLEQTGLVNVCGESENLEEFYKESQLEEVDCVFLDIELGMNNGLDLARQLLLNEQRPEIIFATAYDDYALQAFEVNAFDYILKPFEAQRVQIAVEKLIAKKRAAQVKTLEEIKGSQLDKLDKLTVFINDRILLIKVQDILYCTSEDSKTVVVTEQGRFFASESLAALEKRLSLKGFVRVHRAFIVNLEHIVELEPWSNSKYNLILHNRHSIPVSRLYMKDVRKIFDLSK; encoded by the coding sequence TTGAATGTATATATTGTTGATGATGAACCATTAGCAAGGGCTGAGCTACGTTATTTGTTAGAGCAAACGGGTTTAGTCAATGTTTGTGGTGAATCTGAAAATCTAGAGGAGTTTTACAAAGAATCACAGCTTGAAGAGGTAGATTGTGTATTTTTAGATATTGAATTAGGGATGAATAATGGTCTTGATTTAGCCAGACAGCTTTTGCTAAATGAACAGAGACCTGAAATTATTTTTGCTACGGCCTATGATGACTATGCATTACAGGCATTTGAAGTGAATGCATTTGATTATATTTTGAAACCCTTTGAGGCACAGCGGGTACAAATAGCTGTAGAAAAGTTAATAGCTAAAAAACGAGCTGCTCAGGTAAAAACATTGGAAGAAATAAAGGGGTCACAGTTGGATAAGCTTGATAAATTAACAGTTTTTATCAATGATCGAATTTTATTAATAAAAGTACAGGATATTTTATATTGTACATCTGAAGATAGTAAAACAGTTGTGGTGACAGAACAAGGAAGATTTTTTGCTTCCGAGTCATTAGCAGCCTTAGAAAAGAGGCTATCGTTAAAAGGCTTTGTGCGTGTCCACCGTGCGTTTATAGTCAATTTAGAGCATATTGTGGAACTGGAGCCTTGGAGCAATTCTAAATATAATTTAATCTTGCATAACAGACATTCAATTCCTGTAAGTAGGCTGTATATGAAGGATGTTCGAAAAATTTTCGACCTCTCAAAATAG
- a CDS encoding leucyl aminopeptidase, with protein sequence MHIVKEAKTFETISTELLVVGVTKHREQMQDWTSFSSFYGEALDAWISAGDVSTELKKLTKLPFVKEHANLKRILFVGLDERKNLTEGDVRAAFGLVGKELKALKVKEYSIWLESFTTDSITAADVAFLAGEGIGLGYYSIPHYKTTSNEVDKRIDAVHLVTNSEDLDEVVASFEVGVIYADAVNEARSLINLPPNLLTATDLANYAESLAVKYNFEVEILGKAQLEELGMGGILSVNQGSYEEPRLITLKYKATEDFEDPIGLVGKGVTYDTGGYSLKPKDSMVGMKGDMGGAAAVLGAMNIIGELRPNKNVVAVIGSTDNMVSDTAFKPDDVITTYSGKTVEVLNTDAEGRLVLADATTYAKQQGATSLIDVATLTGGVITALGMDKTGALANDDAFFEAFMEAAKETDEFVWRMPLTENDKKRIRKSDVADLNNSPGRDGHMIFGGGFVGEFVGDTPWIHLDIAGTSDAVSVHDLGPKGGTGVMVRTLANFVQRLGEEK encoded by the coding sequence ATGCATATTGTAAAAGAAGCAAAAACATTTGAAACGATTTCTACTGAACTATTAGTGGTGGGAGTCACAAAACATCGTGAACAAATGCAGGACTGGACAAGCTTTTCATCATTTTATGGTGAAGCACTTGATGCGTGGATTAGTGCAGGAGATGTGTCAACTGAATTAAAGAAACTAACAAAGTTACCATTTGTGAAGGAACATGCCAACCTTAAGCGTATTTTATTTGTAGGACTGGATGAGCGTAAAAACCTAACAGAAGGGGATGTTCGAGCTGCATTTGGCTTAGTTGGAAAAGAATTAAAAGCTTTAAAAGTAAAAGAATATTCCATTTGGCTTGAATCGTTTACAACAGATTCAATTACTGCAGCAGATGTAGCATTTTTAGCGGGTGAAGGAATTGGCCTTGGCTATTATTCGATTCCGCATTACAAAACAACATCAAATGAAGTAGATAAACGAATCGATGCTGTTCATCTAGTAACAAACTCAGAGGATTTAGATGAGGTAGTAGCCAGCTTTGAAGTAGGTGTCATTTATGCAGATGCTGTCAATGAAGCTCGTAGCTTAATTAATTTACCGCCAAACTTACTAACAGCAACGGATTTAGCTAATTATGCAGAATCTCTTGCAGTTAAATACAACTTTGAAGTAGAGATTTTAGGTAAAGCCCAACTAGAGGAACTAGGCATGGGTGGTATTTTGAGTGTTAACCAAGGCTCTTATGAGGAACCTCGATTAATTACCTTAAAATATAAAGCGACTGAAGATTTTGAAGATCCGATTGGCCTTGTTGGTAAGGGTGTAACATATGATACTGGTGGTTATTCTTTAAAACCAAAAGACTCGATGGTTGGTATGAAGGGTGATATGGGCGGTGCCGCTGCTGTACTTGGTGCCATGAACATTATCGGTGAACTGCGCCCAAATAAAAACGTCGTAGCTGTTATCGGTTCTACAGACAACATGGTTTCTGATACAGCATTTAAACCAGATGATGTCATTACAACGTATAGTGGAAAAACAGTTGAGGTGTTAAATACGGATGCAGAAGGACGTTTAGTTCTGGCAGATGCGACTACATATGCTAAACAGCAAGGGGCTACATCACTTATCGATGTTGCTACTTTAACAGGCGGCGTCATTACTGCATTAGGTATGGATAAAACAGGTGCTCTTGCGAATGATGATGCATTCTTTGAAGCATTTATGGAAGCCGCAAAAGAAACTGATGAATTTGTTTGGCGCATGCCTTTAACAGAGAACGATAAAAAACGAATTCGTAAGTCAGATGTAGCTGATTTAAATAACTCTCCTGGCCGTGATGGTCATATGATTTTCGGTGGGGGCTTTGTAGGAGAATTTGTTGGTGATACACCATGGATTCACTTAGATATTGCTGGCACATCTGATGCGGTATCTGTTCATGATTTAGGACCAAAAGGCGGTACAGGTGTTATGGTTCGTACGCTTGCGAATTTTGTTCAACGTCTAGGCGAAGAAAAATAA
- a CDS encoding NifU family protein, protein MAEATINDQVQEVLDKLRPFLLRDGGDCELVDVEDGVVKLRLLGACGSCPSSTITLKAGIERALLEEVPGIVEVEQVF, encoded by the coding sequence ATGGCAGAAGCAACAATTAATGACCAAGTTCAAGAGGTATTAGATAAATTACGTCCCTTCTTACTACGTGACGGTGGAGACTGTGAATTAGTAGATGTAGAGGATGGCGTTGTTAAACTACGTTTATTAGGTGCTTGTGGTAGTTGCCCAAGTTCTACGATTACGCTAAAAGCTGGTATTGAACGTGCTTTATTAGAAGAAGTACCAGGTATTGTGGAAGTAGAGCAAGTATTCTAA
- a CDS encoding HesB/IscA family protein yields the protein MTSTKQVIEITQAAGFHINEMMEHNEEQGSFLRVVVNGGGCSGLSYGMHFDQEKKVDDFEDVQHGLTILVSREDAPILMGTKIDYKQSLMGGGFTIDNPNAIASCGCGTSFRTAKREGTPEVCE from the coding sequence ATGACAAGTACAAAGCAAGTTATTGAAATTACACAAGCTGCTGGCTTTCATATTAATGAAATGATGGAGCATAATGAAGAGCAAGGTTCTTTTTTACGCGTAGTAGTAAATGGTGGTGGCTGTAGCGGGCTATCCTATGGCATGCATTTTGATCAAGAGAAAAAAGTAGATGATTTTGAAGATGTACAGCATGGTTTAACAATTCTTGTTTCCCGTGAAGATGCGCCGATTTTGATGGGAACAAAAATTGACTATAAACAATCGCTAATGGGCGGTGGCTTCACAATCGATAATCCAAATGCCATTGCATCATGTGGCTGTGGTACGTCTTTCAGAACAGCAAAGCGTGAAGGTACACCTGAGGTTTGTGAGTAA
- a CDS encoding YuzD family protein, whose protein sequence is MQPTKPMIEIYGTAVICASCVNAPSSKDTYEWLQAAINRKYPDQAYDIRYIDIEGPIENDRDQEYATRIQEDEFFYPLVLINNEVVGEGYVQLKPVFTALENLGFVPDETV, encoded by the coding sequence ATGCAACCAACGAAACCTATGATTGAAATTTATGGAACAGCTGTCATCTGTGCTAGCTGTGTCAATGCCCCATCTTCAAAGGATACATATGAGTGGCTACAAGCAGCCATCAATCGCAAATATCCAGATCAAGCATACGATATTCGCTATATCGATATTGAAGGTCCAATTGAGAATGACCGCGACCAAGAATATGCGACACGTATTCAAGAAGATGAGTTCTTCTACCCACTTGTCCTTATTAATAATGAGGTTGTTGGAGAAGGCTATGTCCAGTTAAAGCCTGTATTTACAGCACTTGAAAACTTAGGCTTTGTTCCAGACGAAACGGTATAG